A stretch of the Mycobacteriales bacterium genome encodes the following:
- a CDS encoding DUF5667 domain-containing protein, whose protein sequence is MRRQASLAQEFAAALEGRGVASARRDPALAPLLALAQGLQTVPLAAAPDFRDSLRQRLLAVATVAPAPVEVPSPLERARTWVEGWRVQKAISVMAASMAAVVGLTGVSVAASRSLPGDALYGVKRTAEGVQVSLARNDVNRGKRHLQHAETRLHEVGDLVGSDVALAPPPAPGDAGPITVAFGGSKSERVSSALRAMDADTRTGTKLLFDAYVADRDEDVLRVVRDFSLRQRDRLNSLIDELPADAHDEAQAALALVGDLNVRATQLLSVGACGDQCAPVKPPAPRPGDTAPTALPTATPNYDDLGPVPCTCPADPTETAAPEPTPDPQPQPTPAPTTAPEPTPRPTPTSPPPTSSQPSHYPLPSQIPSPVASPLQTIADEVNETLPTPLPTLPPLPVPGAPLVPGGTTVLP, encoded by the coding sequence ATGCGCCGTCAGGCGAGTCTCGCGCAGGAGTTCGCCGCCGCCCTCGAGGGCCGCGGCGTCGCCTCCGCGCGCCGTGACCCGGCCCTCGCGCCGCTGCTCGCGCTCGCGCAGGGCCTCCAGACCGTGCCGCTCGCCGCCGCCCCGGACTTCCGCGACTCGCTGCGCCAGCGCCTGCTCGCCGTCGCCACCGTCGCGCCCGCGCCCGTCGAGGTGCCGTCGCCGCTGGAGCGCGCCAGGACCTGGGTCGAGGGGTGGCGCGTCCAGAAGGCGATCTCGGTCATGGCCGCCTCGATGGCCGCCGTCGTCGGCCTCACCGGCGTCAGCGTCGCCGCCAGCCGTTCCCTCCCCGGAGACGCCCTCTACGGCGTCAAGCGCACCGCCGAGGGCGTCCAGGTCAGCCTGGCTCGCAACGACGTCAACCGCGGCAAGCGCCACCTCCAGCACGCCGAGACCCGCCTGCACGAGGTCGGCGACCTCGTCGGCTCCGACGTCGCGCTCGCGCCGCCCCCGGCGCCCGGCGACGCCGGCCCGATCACGGTGGCGTTCGGCGGCAGCAAGTCCGAGCGCGTCTCCTCCGCGCTGCGCGCCATGGACGCCGACACGCGCACCGGCACCAAGCTGCTGTTCGACGCGTACGTCGCCGACCGCGACGAGGACGTGCTGCGCGTGGTGCGCGACTTCTCGCTGCGCCAGCGCGACCGCCTCAACTCGCTCATCGACGAGCTGCCCGCGGACGCCCACGACGAGGCGCAGGCCGCGCTCGCACTCGTCGGCGACCTCAACGTCCGCGCCACCCAGCTGCTGTCCGTCGGCGCCTGCGGCGACCAGTGCGCCCCGGTGAAGCCGCCGGCGCCGCGGCCCGGCGACACCGCGCCGACCGCGCTGCCGACCGCGACCCCGAACTACGACGACCTCGGCCCGGTCCCGTGCACCTGCCCGGCCGACCCGACGGAGACCGCGGCGCCGGAGCCCACGCCGGACCCGCAGCCGCAGCCGACGCCCGCGCCGACCACGGCGCCGGAGCCCACGCCGCGACCGACGCCGACCAGCCCGCCGCCGACGTCGTCGCAGCCGAGCCACTACCCGTTGCCGTCGCAGATCCCGTCGCCCGTCGCGTCGCCGCTCCAGACGATCGCGGACGAGGTCAACGAGACGTTGCCGACGCCGTTGCCGACGCTGC